The nucleotide sequence AAGAACATGAATGAAAACTACCTCCAAGTATTCATAACAGAaataacaaaaaacagaaattcagGAAAACTTCGTCTGTCATGCAGCATCATCTCTCCACTGGTGGTGCCTGATCTGTTGGGTATTTCCagcgatttttgtttttaattgacaAAATTAATTGAGGCTAAGAGAGGTCTTTTCTTCTCTGTTTCAGGCCATTGTACTTTGCACATATCTTGAACTGGGAACAATCCAGCTACAAGACCGAACTGTGATAGAACTGGGAGCGGGTACCGGATTAGTTGGAATAGTTGCAGCATTGCTAGGTAGGTAGTGGGTTACCGTTGTTTGTTATCCCTGTGTGACTGAAACCATGTGGCACTTTTGTTATTACATGAATATTGCGTGTACTTATAGACGGTTGACTCTGTTCAGCAGTGAGGAATTGGGCAAATGGTTATTGTCCTTAAGTTGTCTTTAAGTTGAAATGATTATGTAGCAAGTAGGAAATTTCTGACCTGAGCCAATGTGCAGCCTGACAGCTTGCGAGGCAATAATGAGCTATAAAGATGAACATTTTTCTAGTTCCTCTGATGATCTCAGGATCTTCCAAAGTGCTTTAGAACCAGTGAAGTAACTGTTGGGTGCATGAACTGTTGATGTGTAGGAAACCCTACAACCAATTTGTTCATAGACAGAAACATAAGGATCAATCTGTTTCAgtgatataggctgggtgctgagCATTGGCTAGGATACTGAAGTCTCTGGCAGTCACTCAGTGCCGTGCTGAATTGTCATTTTCTCCATACCTTTTAATTGAGCAATCAGTCACTTTCCCCTTGTCACCTTGCCCCATCTCCTGTCCCCTCCCGTAATGATGAGGGGCTGTTTGGTTAGAATAAAGGTATTAAATAGCAGCAAGCTAGTGGAAAAGAAATGGGTTATTTTCACCTGAAAATGAACAGATATACTTGAAGACAATTTTTGTTTCTCTTAAAATAGGTGCTGATGTAACAGTCACTGACAGGGAGGTGGCATTACAGTTCCTTGAGTCTAATCTCCAAGAAAACATCCCCACTGACCTGCGGGCCAAGGCGCGGGCCAGGGAGCTGAATTGGGGGGTGAACCTAGACCAGTTCGACCCGGGCAGCTATGATGTGGTCCTGGGGGCGGACGTGGTTTACCTGGAGGAGGCATTCCCGGCCCTGCTGGAGACTTTAGAATATCTCAGCTCCGAGCAGACTACGATCCTGCTGTCCTGCCGCATCCGTTACGAGCGAGACCAGAACTTCCTGCAGATGCTTGGGAGTCGCTTTGTGGTGGAGAAAGTCCACTACGACACTGAGAAAGATGTTCATGTTTACAAGGCACAGAAAAGAATGGCAAAGGAAGATCTTTAACCAGAATCTAGCCACTGTTTTAGATTCACGTAGGAAGACGTTGTTCATTCTGAAAGTTTGAGTTCCCTCCCGCCACTCACCAAACCTCAGCAGTGTTTGAGGGAGAGTTCTGTACTTCCACTGGCTTCTTGTATGAAGAAGTGCTTTTTGAAATTACCCTTGAATGGTCTAGCTCTAGTTTTAGACTTATGTCCCCTTGTTCTGGTCTTGCTCACCAGTGGTTTCTCTCTATCGACCTATCAAATCCTTTTTAATCATCCAAATTAGATCATCTTCTTTACTCAGGGCAATACCAATCTTATCTATGCAACTTGCCCACACCTAATCAAATCCACTTAGCCCTTCAAAGGCcagtctgtttttttttgaggaaCAGATGCTGGAAGTGGAACATGCACCCTTGCCTGACCGGCATTCTTCTCAGCTGTAAAGTCACTTCCACCCTTCAGTAATCCAGCATCTTgagataaaggccaacattccgtCAGATATGTGCATTATTTTGAATATGTGCCCCTAGCCATAAGTGATTTCTCTGCTTGGATTCGCTAATTGTCAACTCTTCCCAGCTTTTtgctatttggaaaaaaaattctggtctATCTTTCTTAGGTTCAAAGCTAGCGACACTACACTTCCGAGATTTAGTCTCAACGTTTGTGTTCAAGAAAGTCCATGTGAGCAAGTCTAATAAAGAAATAGTTATGTTTAAGATGATGATTTACCTGTGTGGATTTTATTTAACTACATGTTAGATTCATCTGCACGAGGGAACCGCTTAGTGGTTATCTGTCTCACTTCAGAGTAAGAATGTGGAGGCTATCACATCCCAGTGCAGCTTCAACAGTACATAGTCCAGGCTGAAAGAACAGTGCAGTACTAAGggaatgctgcagtgtcagagatgTTGTTATTTAAATGAGATATGAAACTAAGGCCCCATTTGTAAGAGACTATTTTGCACAATACTATTTTGATGTAGAACAGGACTGTTCTTCctgctgccctcatcaatattcatCCCCTCACCAGCATCATGACAAAGATTATCTCGTAATTTATCACACTGCTGTTTGTGTAGCCTGCCTGTATGCAAATTGACTACTGTGTTCCATCAGTGATGACAGTTCAAAGGCACTTCACAAACTCCAAATGCACTTTTGAATGTCCAGAGTtgatgaaaggtgctatataaatgtatttCAGACAAAGCCCTAACCTATGTTTCACTTTAAGAAAAAGTTCGCATTCTGCAACTGTTGTGAATTACCGCTGGGTACTACTGGAGAAAAGTTGTCTACAGTACCTATTCGTGATGAAATAATAGCTGTCCTGACAAAAGAGCAGATTGAATTCAGTTGTGATAATTAATCATTAAATGCTCAAATCAGTCCTGACCTTGACCTCCTCCAATTTTAGCCCTTTGTGCATTCCCCCATTTCCTTAACATAAGAAcatcagaactaggagcaggagtaggccatctggcccttcga is from Hemiscyllium ocellatum isolate sHemOce1 chromosome 7, sHemOce1.pat.X.cur, whole genome shotgun sequence and encodes:
- the mettl21a gene encoding protein N-lysine methyltransferase METTL21A, which encodes MALLPYDGAMIPGLRKFHEPSATFHYAKRDIVIRQNWNQLGVAAVVWDAAIVLCTYLELGTIQLQDRTVIELGAGTGLVGIVAALLGADVTVTDREVALQFLESNLQENIPTDLRAKARARELNWGVNLDQFDPGSYDVVLGADVVYLEEAFPALLETLEYLSSEQTTILLSCRIRYERDQNFLQMLGSRFVVEKVHYDTEKDVHVYKAQKRMAKEDL